From the genome of Seriola aureovittata isolate HTS-2021-v1 ecotype China chromosome 6, ASM2101889v1, whole genome shotgun sequence, one region includes:
- the slc44a5b gene encoding choline transporter-like protein 5-B isoform X2, translating into MARKTDIPSSYYGEPRKFDPNFRGPIHNRSCTDVVCCVIFVIVILGYIALGTVAWIHGDPRKVVYPTDSHGQFCGQKNTPNANKAILFYFNMLKCANPAVLINLQCPTTQLCVSKCPDRFDTLPNAWKTNKWEYYKQFCKPGFVIGSKSVTEVMRDEDCPSIIVPSRPFLQRCFPDFITRNGLLTVANQTMFRDGDNNERSVSDLKDAANQVTAMQQGVERGIASLLSAKEVGMKIFEDYANSWMWILTGLVITMIVSLLFILLLRYTAGVLLWLIVFGAIASVGYGIWHCYWEYSTLRGKPGSNVTISDIGFHTDFSIYLKISETWLIFMISLSVIEAIIVIILIFLRTRLRIAVALLKEGSKAISYIMSTLFYPIITFFLLAICIAYWAVTAVFLASSGYAVYRVTPADDKCMYANLTCNPKTFSQTNITKVCPGSQCMFAFYGGESVYHRYILLLHLCNLFVFLWLVNFTIALGQCTLAGAFASYYWALKKPKDIPTCPLYSSFSRAIRYHTGSLAFGSLIIAVVQTVRIVLMYLDQKLKGSQNACTRYLLCCLKCCFWCLEHFIKFINRNAYIMIAIYGKNFCTSSKDAFFLLMRNVIRVAVLDKVTDFLLFLGKLLISGSVGVLAFFFFTRQIPVIQEEVPSLNYYWVPLLTVIFGSYMVAHGFFNVYAMCVDTLFLCFCEDLERNDGSSSRPYYMSPGLHKILRRGEEGAKSCAAS; encoded by the exons GTGAGCCACGCAAGTTCGACCCAAACTTCAGAGGGCCTATTCATAACAG gaGCTGCACTGATGTGGTTTGCTGTGTTATCTTTGTCATTGTCATCCTCGGCTACATCGCTCTGGGAACCGTGG CCTGGATCCATGGCGACCCCAGGAAGGTCGTCTATCCAACCGACAGCCACGGTCAGTTCTGTGGCCAGAAGAACACCCCCAATGC AAACAAAGCCATATTATTCTACTTCAACATGTTGAAATGTGCCAATCCTGCAGTTTTAATTAACCTACAGTGCCCTACAACCCAG ctctgtgtctcCAAGTGCCCTGACAGATTTGACACTCTCCCTAATGCATGGAAAACCAATAAGTGGGAATATTACAAGCAATTCTGCAAGCCAGGCTTCGTGATTGGCAGTAAG TCAGTGACAGAAGTCATGCGGGATGAAGACTGCCCATCTATAATTGTGCCAAGCAGACCTT tCCTTCAGCGGTGCTTCCCTGATTTCATTACAAGAAATGGACTTTTAACCGTAGCCAATCAGACCATGTTCAGAGATGGTGACAATAATGAGAGAAGTGTCAGCGACCTCAAAGATGCTGCCAA cCAAGTAACCGCCATGCAGCAAGGAGTGGAAAG AGGTATCGCCAGTCTACTAAGTGCCAAAGAAGTTGGCATGAAGATCTTTGAGGATTATGCAAATTCCTGGATGTGGATCCTCAC tgGTCTGGTGATAACCATGATAGTCAGTCTGCTGTTTATCCTGCTGCTGCGCTACACGGCTGGTGTGCTCCTGTGGCTCATTGTCTTTGGTGCCATCGCTTCTGTCGGCTATG gtatCTGGCACTGCTACTGGGAATACAGTACTCTGAGAGGGAAGCCAGGTTCTAACGTCACCATCTCCGATATCGGCTTTCACACAGACTTCAGCATTTACCTTAAGATCAGCGAGACGTGGCTCATCTTCA TGATCTCGCTGTCAGTGATTGAGGCCATCATTGTGATTATACTGATATTTCTGAGGACGAGGCTGCGCATCGCTGTTGCATTACTGAAGGAGGGAAGCAA GGCCATTAGCTACATCATGTCCACTCTCTTCTACCCTATCATCACCTTTTTCCTTCTGGCCATCTGCATCGCTTACTGGGCTGTTACAGCAGT CTTCTTAGCATCATCTGGTTATGCAGTTTATAGGGTCACACCTGCTGATGATAAATGCATGTACGCCAACCTCACATGCAATCCAAAG ACCTTCAGTCAGACCAATATCACCAAAGTGTGCCCCGGGTCACAATGCATGTTCGCCTTCTATGGTGGGGAGAGTGTGTACCACCGCTACATTTTACTCCTCCATCTGTGTAACCTGTTCGTGTTCCTCTGGCTCGTCAACTTTACCATCGCCTTGGGCCAGTGCACCCTGGCTGGGGCCTTTGCTTCCTACTACTGGGCCCTGAAGAAGCCAAAAGACATCCCTACCTGTCCGCTTTACTCGTCATTTAGCAGAGCCATACG TTATCACACAGGTTCCCTCGCCTTCGGTTCTCTGATCATTGCCGTGGTGCAGACGGTCCGAATTGTTCTCATGTACCTGGATCAGAAACTGAAAG GTTCTCAAAATGCCTGCACTCGATACCTGCTTTGTTGCCTCAAATGCTGCTTCTGGTGCCTGGAACATTTCATCAAGTTTATAAACAGAAATGCATACATTATG ATAGCAATATATGGGAAGAACTTCTGCACCTCTTCCAAGGACGCTTTCTTCCTCTTGATGAGGAATGTTATTCG GGTGGCTGTCCTGGACAAGGTGACAGACTTCCTGCTCTTTTTGGGAAAACTGCTAATTTCAGGAAGTGTCG gtgtccttgcatttttcttcttcacacgTCAAATACCAGTCATTCAAGAGGAGGTGCCATCCCTTAATTACTACTGGGTGCCCCTTCTG ACGGTGATATTTGGATCTTACATGGTTGCACATGGCTTTTTTAACGTCTATGCCATGTGTGTGGACACATTGTTCCTGTGCTTTT GTGAAGACCTGGAGAGGAATGATGGTTCTTCCTCCAGGCCCTACTACATGTCTCCTGGCCTGCACAAGATCCTGCGCAGAGGCGAGGAGGGTGCCAAATCATGCGCTGCCTCCTGA